DNA from Rosa rugosa chromosome 6, drRosRugo1.1, whole genome shotgun sequence:
GCATCTGTATATTGTGGAGAGAAATTTTCAGGAAGCAAATAGGTCCAGATCTCATTAGATTTGGTAGTAATTTGGATGTAGTGTAGGTTACAGCAGATGAGTTATCTGGGAGGGTTGGGTCTGGCATTCTTCGCTTTGGGCCCCCTTTGTAATTTGTTTccaattctttttatttatgcTGTTTTTAGGCGCAGCTTTGTACTAGAAATCAAAGTTTGATATGTAGTCTGTAGAGGATTGTCCAACTACAAATAGAATCATAGATTATTTCGACAGTTTCTGTTTGGCGTATTGCATCTATGCCAGTTATTGTTTACTCTGCCCCATTTTTTTCCGATACACTAGTGAGAGCGTTGTGTTAAACTACACTTATGTTAAGTCTGACTACGTACTGAAATTGTCCAGCACCATGTGGTCTACCGGCGTAAGTTCTCACTTCCGTCAGTTAGTCGGCTGTTTGTAAGTGGGAGATTGTTAATTCGACTCACTCACGCAAGACCAATCAATAATTAATGTAATAAAAAATTCTGCTATTAACTCTCTCGTTAGTAAGTAGGAGGTCGTGCATTTTTAACTCGCGTAAGATTAGTTATTGATGTAATAACGTAAGGACTActgaaattaattaaattataatATATTATCCCCTTCCCTCTCTGCAAATATAAACGGTGCTTCTTCACTGCTGGAGTCTCAGTGAGTGAGCAAGAACAACTCTTTTCTCGTGGCTTTCCCGCGAAAACTGAGAAGGAAGTGAAAGAAATGGAGTCGCTCCATTTCAGCAGCTCAAACTACTCCTCTTTTCTCTGTACCACTATTCCACTGATCACTTCTTCTCCCTTGATGAGCAGCTCATCAAGAAAACCCAAGATTCGCGTCCGCATCCGAATCCGAATCCGATCCTCAGTGACCCCAGACCCGTGGTCTCTCAGCGACGGAAACCCGGACCGGcccaggcccaagcccaagtccAAGCACCCAAAGAACCCTCTCTCCGACGACAACGCCCGCCGCATAATCAAGTCCAAGGCCCTGTACCTGAGCGCCCTCCGCCGCAACCAGGGCCCACACGCCCAGACCCCTAAGTGGATCAAGAGGACGCCGGAGCAGATGGTCCGCTATTTGCAGGACGACAGAAACGGCCACCTCTACGGCCGCCACGTCGTCGCCGCCATCAAGCGCGTGAGGTCACTCTCCGAGAAGGCCGAGGGCGAGTACGACATGAGAACCGTCATGTCGTCTTTTGTGGGGAAGCTCAGCTTCAGAGAAATGTGCGTGGTGCTTAAGGAACAAAAGGGGTGGAGGCAAGTCAGGGACTTGTTTTCCTGGATGAAATTGCAGGTCAGTTGTCGCTTTCGGGAGTTTTGtaattggtttggtttggtatttcccttttcttttcaattgtGTTGTATGGAGATTGATATTGTGTAATGAATGATAGACGTTGTGATCGATTAAACAGTTATGCTACCGCCCAAGTGTGATTGTGTACACTATAGTTCTAAGGACGTATGGGCAAATTGGGAAGATCAAGCTTGCTGAGCAGACCTTCTTGGAGATGCTTGAAGCTGGTTGCGAACCAGATGAAGTTGCCTGTGGAACCATGCTCTGCACATATGCCCGATGGGGCCGCGAAAAGGCTATGCTGGCATTTTATTCAGCTGTGCAGGAGAGAGGGATTCTACTCTCTGTTGCTGTTTATAATTTCATGTTGTCCTCCTTGCAGAAGAAATCGCTCCACGAAAAAGTCGTGCAGGTTTGGAGACAGATGGTGGGGGAGGGAGTGGCGCCGAATAAGTTTACTTATACTGTAGTGATTAGCTCGCTTGTCAAAGAAGGCCTCGTTGAGGAGGCTTTCAAGTGTTTTGATGAGTGTAAGAGTGTTGGATTTGTTCCTGAGGAGGCGACTTATAGTTTGCTCATCAGTTTGAGCACCAAAAGTGGCGACTATGACCAAGCACTAAGATTGTATGAGGACATGAGATCTATGAAAATTGTTCCGAGCAACTACACCTGTGCTTCATTGCTCACTTTGTATTACAAAAAGGAGGATTATTCTAAAGCCCTTTCTCTCTTTTcagaaatggagagagagaaaattgcgGCTGATGAAGTCATATATGGGTTGCTGATCAGAATATATGGAAAGCTTGGTCTTTATGAGGACGCTCGGACAACATTTAAAGAGATGGAGCAGCTGGGTCTACTTAGTGATCAGAAAACATATTTAGCAATGGCACAAGTCAATCTCAATTCAGGGGATTATGACAAAGCTTTGGAGGTCATTGAACTAATGAAGTCTAGAAACAACATTTGGCTCTCAAGGTTTGCTTATATTGTCTTATTGCAGTGTTATGTTATGAAGGAAGATCTTAGTTCTGCCGAAGTTACATTTCAGGCTCTATCCAAGACTGGACTCCCAGATGCAGGTTCTTGTAATGATATGCTCAATTTGTATATAAGACTCGACTTAATGGAAAAGGCCAAGGACTTTATTGTCCAGATAAGAAGAGACCGAGTAGAATTTGACGAGGAGCTTTGCAGAACAGTTATGAGTATATATTGCAAGGAGGGAATGGTTGGAGATACTGAACAGTTAATAAAAGAGCTCAGCTCAAGTCCATTATTCAAAGATAGTAGATTCATCCAAACAATTTGTAGGGCTATGTATGAACACAAGGATGATGAACAACTTGAAGGTAAACTTGTGACCTTTTTCCAGCCGGATACTACTGCCCTTGGATTGGTGCTTAGTCTCTATCTTGCAAATGGTAATATGAGTAAGACAGACAAAGTTGTGGCGTTGTTGCTTGAGAATTCTGGTGGCTTATCAACTGCTAGTCAGCTCATCAGGAATATTATCAGAGATGGTAAGGAACTTACATGTTAACCAGCTTTTTCAGTAAAGCAGTACGCTTATGATTCACGTCTCTTCTGAGTAAATTTCTTTTGATATTCTTAAATCATGCCTCTGAAGAAATTGAACAAGTTTGATGCCAATTTTGATGCAGGTGATGCATATAAAGCAGAAATTCATATCAATCAATTGCTCAAGCTTGGCTGCAGAGTGGATAATGCAACAAtttcttctttgattaattTATATGGAAAGAAACACAAGCTGAAAAAGGCCGAAGAGATATATACAGCATTTGCAGATTCACCTCTAGCTAAAAAGTTACTATGTAACTCACTGCTTGATGCTTATTCCAAATGTGGTAAATCAGAGGAAGCATACTCACTTTACAGACGGCTTACAGAAGAAGGGCATGATCTGGATGCTGTTGCCATCAGCATAGTTGTGAATGCTTTGACTCATAGTGGTATGAATTTGGACAACTTAATGAGACttcaataattataaataaacgATTTTAGTGCTACCAATTGTGGTtctatattatttttctctatCCTATCAACGTATAATTTCTTACTAAACATGTAACCAAGTAGATGCATCAATCATGTAATTTTTGTTGCACCAGTGTTGATTGTAATAAGAATATACCATGTCCAGGAAAACATAGAGAAGCAGAGAACGTCATCCGCCAAAGTCTTGAACACCGATTGGAGCTTGATACTGTGGCATACAATACTTTCATTAAGGCTATGCTGGGAGCAGGTTAAGGTCACTTCATTATCTAATGAATACTCTTGAGTAGGTTAAAGGTTGCAATAACTTGGTAAGTTTGATGATGCAGGTAGGTTACATTTTGCTTCTAGTATCTATGAGTGCATGCTTTCTGAGGGGGTTACTCCATCAATTCAGACATATAACACCATGATCAGGTAATGGCTTCGTATACTTCTCTGCTTGTGAAACAATTTGAGTCCCCTGCTCCTAACGCCGCTTCAAAATGCAAAGATGTAAGATGCTTGTATTTCTGAACCATGGTTGCAGTGTTTACGGACGTGGTAGAAAGTTGGATAGGGCTGTGGAAATGTTTAATACAGCTTGTAGCTTGGGTTTGTCTCCGGATGAAAAGGCATACATGAATTTGATTAGCTACTATGGAAAAGCTGGTATTATGCTAAATCCACCTCCATTCACAAAACAATTTTAAAAAAGTTGATTGTATTTTTAAGAAGTTAACTGGCTTTTAGTGGTATCTTGTAGACTCTTCAGTTCATCCTTCTTGATTGCTTGTAATAACATCTTCCTAACTTCAATATGTTTTTCTTTGTAGGAAAAAGGCATGAAGCTTCCATGCTATTCACCAAAATGCGTGAAAGCATAAAACCTGGAATGGTATACACAATTGCTGAAACTTCTGAGATAATGTTAAAAACAGATATAATAGATActacaaatatatatttacCATTACAGGTTCTATATTTGTCTTActatgtaattcttgagaattGATTTTCACGTTACAGGTAAGTTACAATATAATGATGAATGTATATGCTACTGGAGGACTTTATCAAGAAGCTGAGAAATTATTCAAAGCCATGAAGCAAGATGGTTGGTTACCTGACTCATTCACTTACCTCTCCCTAGTTCGAGCTTACACAGAGAATTTGAAATATGCAGAAGCAGAGGAAACCATTAATTCTATGCAAGAAGACGGTGTCTATCCTTCATGTTCACATTTTAACCTCATTCTCTCTGCTTTTGCCAAAATGGGATTGATAGGGGAAGCAGAAAGAGTTTATGAGGAACTACTTGCAGCAGGTTTAAGCCCAGATGCAGCTTGTTATGGGACTATGCTGCGAGGTTACATGGACTACGGACACGTGGAAGAAGGCATCAAGTTCTATGAACAAATAAGTGAGTCTATAAAGGCAGACAGGTTTATTTTGAGTGCAGCTGTGCATTTTTACAGATCTGTAGGAAAGGAAGTAGAAGCTCAGAGTGTTTTGCATTCCATGAGTAGCATGGGAATTTCATTTCTGGAGAACCTAGAAGTTGGATCCAAGCTAAAATCTCCACCAATGTTGCAGAACTGATTTAGTGATGGGCTGTTGTATGGCTGACGAAACAGCAGATAATCCCTAGAAATTATACGTCAATGACAAACGGACGAACTAAAGCCTCTGGTGTATCCGGAGTTGAAGTTGTGAGAGAGATGCTGTATGTTTATCCTGAAGACCAACAAGCAATACAAGATTGCATACTAACAGCAATCCGGAGGGTAAACTTCGATTTCTAGTCCTCCTTTACTTAAGTGGGAGAAAGCTATGTAGCAGTTGCTTAAGACTAGAGGTTGGTGCATGTTACATGAAATGCTCAGAGATCAGGAAGGGCATTGTCTAAAAGCAACTTAGCATGAATGATGAATCATGACCAAGGATATGGAAGTGTAATATAGTTCGGCATTAGTTATTAGTAAGCAGTTAGCACCCTTTTGTCTGATATGAACATTGCTGAAGAATATATCACAACAACATTGGTGGTTCCTGCTGCAGACATCAAAAGCTTCATTTTAGTAAACTGAACAAAAGTTTGTAATGAATTGCACATATTGTGCTTGATCTTAACAAAACCATAGTTGTTGTAGCTGCCTAATTGAGTAGGAAACCTGTACAGCAGTCTTTGGTATTGAAACAAATGAAATATGTTGTAAATGATTGTAGAAAACTTTAGattgaattttggaaatgacaTAATTGATTCAGTGGTTATCTATTTCTCTTTGCAATTTGCACAATTTCGGATAACgaaacaaaattttcaattttattagATCATTCTTTTCAAATACCAGACATTATATGCTGACATGATGCTGGAGTCTCAATCTGCACTTCCTGCCAAGCTATAACCAGGAACCTTAGCAAGCTTTCTCTGGTGCATAATCCGTCTTACCCTCTCAACCTCTTTCCATAAACCTCTACTGGCATAGATATTAGATAAAACCACAAAAGCCCCATCATTCCATGGCTCTAGTTCTTGCAAATGCCTAGCCACCCACTCCCCCATCTTCACATTCCCATATTTCTCACAGGCTCCCATCAGGCAGCCCCAGACTGCTGAATTTGCTTTCATCGGCATGTCTTCCACCATTTTCCTCGCCTCCTCAAGCAACCCCGCTCTGCCAAGAAGATCCACCATGCATCCATAATGCTGCAAGCGAGGGTTTATCCCATAATCCTTGTTCATCATTTCAAAGTAATATCTTCCCTCTTGCACTGTCCCCCCATGAACACATGCACTGAGCACCCCAACAAAGGTCACGTGGTTCGGCCTCACTCCCGCCTCCCTCATGCACCGAAAGCATTCCAGCGCTTCATCCACATGCCCGTGCATCCCATACCCCACAATCATCGACGTCCACGACGACACATTCTGTTGCTCCATCCTCGAAAACACCCTGTGAGCCAAGTCCATCCTCCCACATTTCCCATACATATCAACAAGCGAATTCAACATCAGCACATCCGATTTCTCCGCAACGATTTCAGCTTGATAAACACACTTATGCAACTGAAGAGCCAATCCCAAGTCACCCAGACCACCACAAGCAGACGTGACACTAACCATGGTCACATCATCCGGCAGTAACCCGCATTTCCTAAGCTCTATAAACATGTCTACAGCTTCCCTAGCACGCCCGCCTTGCGAAAGCCCCGCAATGACGGCATTCCAAGAACCCAGCTTTCTCTCAGGGTTTTGATCGAACACGTTCCGTGCATTCTCAAACTCTCCCGCCTTGGAATACAAGTTAATAAACCCAGTCTCGCAGAACTCATTTGAGTCGAGCCCAACCCTCACAGCCACAGAATGAAGCTGCCTGCCGATCTCCACAGCAAAAAGCTGACACAGTGTTTTCAAAACAATGGGGATGGTGTAGCAGTCGGGTAAAACACCGGCGCGTGACATAGAAACGTAAACAAAGAGCGACTTGGTAGGAGCATCGCGTCTGGTGTATGACCTTATGATATTGTTCCAGTGAAATGGGGCTGGGTAGAGATGTAGGAACTGGGTTCTGATAATTTGGGCATAGATTTGGTTCAGTTCAGATAAACTAGTGCTGCAATTTGACAACTGGGTTGCTAGTGTTTCCGGGTCCGGGATACTTGGAGACTGCACATCCAAATTTCCAGCAGTTGTCGTTGTAGTCAAGCAGCTTCGGTTGAGAAGGTCTGAAATTCTGGTGGTGGCTTTGGGTAGTTGGATTCTACAGAGCTTGATCATGGAATACAAACAGAGAGATCGAAggctttgaaatttcaaatttgaataCATCCCGACGAATTCAGAAAACGACTGAGTAACCATATAAAACGGCAAGTCGTTTTGTTTTAGACGGGCCTTGGTTGGGCCTTTTCTTCTTAAGGCTCTATTTCCGTTTGTTTTCAGAGTGAGTTTGGGGGAGGAATCAGCAATGGCGTCGAGACTGGTGAAATCCCTAATCAAATCATCGTCGGGTTTGGGGACGAGAAATTTCTGCCTCGTTCGGAGTCAAATCAGCAACCACACCGCCAAATGGATGcaggtttcttttcttttcttttctcagctTACCCAATTCTTTCACATTAATCTAAGTTTTCGTCAAGTGTATTGCTATGATTTACGTTTACCTAGTTTTGGGATCTGTGTATTAGCTTTTCGAATTCAATTATGCAGAAAGGGACGTAGCTTTGTGGGTGATTGATTATATTTGGTTTTTCTGGTTCTTAATCGAACTCCGGGGATATATTGAGTCGTTTGTTAACCTTTATTCAGATATGCATAAAAATCAGGGCCTTTTATTAGTTATCCCCCGTTTTTAAATGTGTCCATGCTAGATAGTTTCCCTTGGATGCTATAATGGATGGATTAGTTTCCTCCAGCAATAACAACGAGGCTTTGAGGAAATAGAACAACCTGCAAATGAAGTTTCCAGGAAATGAACTGAACACAGATTTTTCGGAATTAGACTACATTGAGAAAGCAATGTAATAGTGTTCTAGGCAGCCTGCATTTCAATGAAATGCTGCCTGTGGGTGAAATTCTGAGCATATTTTAGCAATGAAGACCAATGTGTTGGTTCAGATGGTGTTCTTGTTGTCATCTTAACTGTAGAACAATGAATATTCTGGATAAGAGAATTGGTTGCTTTTGTTGACCTTTCCACATGCTTTTCCACCGAATTAGTTTCCTATTTGCATTTGATTCTCGCGCGAACAAGATAGATATAAGTCACTGAAGTTCTTTATGTCTCCCTTGTTAATAGGATACAAGTAAGAAGTCCCCCATGGAGTTGATCAACGAAGTTCCACCCATCAAGGTTGAGAGCAGGATTGTTGCATGTGAAGGAGGTGAGTTTTCCTGTTGCtttcctttgtttttcatttacATTTACCATGTGAGAAGCTACTTTATGAATTATACTGCAAGATCAATTTGATAAACTTTCTGAAGAAGGTCTACAATTTATTTGGAGTAAAACTTTTATTGATTGCAGACACCAATCCCGCACTAGGGCACCCGATTGAATTTATATGCCTTGACCTTCCTGAGCCGGCTATCTGCAAGTATTGCGGTCTTCGCTATGTGCAGGATCACCACCACTAGAAACAGGGCAGTGATAGTTCAGCAAGTTCCCTCGGCAAGTTCCTTGGCAGTCCTTCATTGAAAACCTTTTCATAAATTTGTAATGATAACACCCTTCGTCATCAGTGAAATAAGGATTTGATTATGCCTGTTGTGTTGTTCTTCAGACGTGAATGGATATTGTATTTCATTTTTCATGTTTGTTACCGTATCTGTTTATGACGAGCTCGATGGTGTTGAGTTATTAGTTAAGGTCGTTTGTTGCAAACAGTTACTAGTTGAGTTTCTTCTTCCTTCACTCATTGTTCAAGTCAAGAGTACTGACCATCCCTGTCTGTCCGAATCTCATTGCCTTCATTATCAGTTTTCATGAACCAACAGGACTACGGAGGGGTCTAAAGAATTTCTCTTCATTTCAATTTGAGACGAGGGAAATAGAACTGAAAGATGAATTTATAGTGAACTTGCTTCGCTATTTATTCTGgaaaatttattaattaataCTAGCACTGCTTAAGGCCCGGAGCAATACAACTGAGAATTATATGTATATCAATACAAATAATTCCCAGTCCTCATCAGATGAGAACTGAGAAGATCAGATCAGATCAGCACTGAGCCCCAAAAAATCAGCACTAACTTTATGTAAGATACCAAAAACCCCTCGAATGATGAATAAAACTCATGCGCTCATCGCAAAATTAAAAAACACGGGCACGTTTAGTGGATGTCAGTCGGCATTTCTCTAGCTCTAACCACATGAAAACAAACTGCCCGATAATTAATGGTAGAACTCAATTTAATGGACACCATTAGCATTAAATTTTCTCTCCAGCTGCCAATTTTCTTCTCTGTTGATGCTCAGCGACCTTGTAGTCTACAACTTCACGAAATAGGGTTGGGTCAAGCACACAATTCTCACTCCCATAAACAGCAGCCTGGACACTTGCCATCATTTTTGCAATTTCTCTCCCAGAAAATCCGTCAGTCTTAGCCGCTGCTTCTCTCAGCATATCATCCGTCAAACCTTTCATTTCTATCTTCTGCTGTTGTCTTTTGAACAAGTTCCGGAACCGTCCAGGTTTTCCCGAGTCAGCATTAACAATGTACTTGTCCAGATACAACTTTAGCAGCTTAAAGCGTTCATCTTCCCCAGGCAAGGGGAATTCAAGCACTTCATCAATACGATCAGACACAGCTGAATCAAGATCACCGGGACGGTTTGTGGCGAGGGCAAGGACTATGTCCTTGGACTGGTCACCAGTGCGGAATAGAAGAGCATTGAGTGCACTTCTTTGAGCTTCACTCATGTAGGTTTTGTTCCGCCTGCAGGTTCATTTAAACAATCAACTGTCAGTTCATTTTTTCAGTGAATCATTCTACCCAAGTTCTCATCTACTACAACTAGTTTAGATCATTTTCATGCCTGTGGATTGTATGACTTACTCGCACAAAAATGCGTCAGCTTCATCAATGAAAAGCAACAAACCCCTCCGTGACTTTTTGGCCCAATCAAATAACTCGTGTATCTTGGTAACAGCCTGCGGTCCGAGTGGAGCAACATCCCCTCCTGTCATCAGTGCGTAATCCAATCCCTGAAGAAAACATCAGATATAAAGATGAGTGAAGATTATGATAAGAATCGAAATAATCAATCAAAACTTGGCAGATCAAAAACCATCTCAGTATAACATGATAGAAATGTCCATATATTCACTCAAATTTACCAATCAAGATAAAAGCAATGCAGCAAAagccaaaatataaaaaatcaaATAAGCAGACTATAagaacataaataaataaacgcGACATCAAAACCACAGTTCCTAAATCTGTATATTCCTAAATTTTCATCTCTTGTTGACAGCAAATAAGCCATATATCAACATAATAGGTGTCCAAGCTGAATATGCAACTAATTTATACAAACAGTGGGCATAATATCAGATCTCTTACAGATTTACGAGCCATCTCTCTAGCAGCCATTGTTTTCCCTGTTCCGGGAGGACCATAGAAGAGCATGTTTCTGAAGGGTGCCTGATGAGATTTTGTATTTGCAGTTGCACCAGCTAAATGTTCTATTCTTTTCTGAAGAGATGGGTGTAAAACAACATCACCAAAGGGTTTCCCATTCTTCGTAGATGGGGAACGTGAAAATAACCCTGACCAAGGGTATTTCCCTTTAGAAGACTCTCTGATAAGGGATGGTTGTCCCAATATTCTGTCCACATAGCTCCATATCACCTTTGCACCTTCTCTGCAGTGGAGAAATGAGAGCAAATGAAAAAGTCATGAATAGGAACAGACATGTTATTCCAAGAAGGCAGCATGTAATCTCTTATAAGTTATAATGCCAGAAGAGATCAAATATTCAGTGAAACCATACTCAATGCTAGAACATATCACTTACAAGGCATTTAGTTGGGAAATAACTGTACTAGTGATCCAAGTCCTAAAGACTTGGTCCCAGTTCAGTCAAACGCCAGCAAAgatttctactttttcaggaaaatgaaaactacaaaataaCTTGATACACCAAGACTATGGAAACACCAATATGCAGTCTCTCAAAGGCACGCCCAGACAgacatagaaaaaagaaaaatgctgTAGATATCCTTCAAACTTAACACGCACCTTGTTGTATAAACGCCTGCAGCTAGTGCTGTCACTCCCCCAACAGCAACAACTAATTTATTCTGATCCGTCAGAATGGCTTTCAGTCCCCCTGCAAAAGATGGCTAATTCTGCATCAACAGTTCATAAACAGTAAAACTATTGTAAATTGCACTAGTTCTAACTTCCATTGTTTGTTGTAGGCAGAAAGAAACCCAATTTGGTTAGAAGAAGATCAACCTAAAGGTACACTTACAATGTAtatattataattttattttatcttcTGTACAGCGCAGAAGATAAATGAGAAGCCAACCAGGCTCGGCTCAAATTCAAAAAGGTTCAGGACCATAAGAACATCATAAAATGCAAAGTAAGAAAACAAGATACAGTACCTCCAATATGATCAAAAGTTGTATTTATGGCAGCAacccatttctctctctccgCATTTGCCCGGTCTACTAGTATTCGCCTGTTAACCTCTTCAGCTAGTTTTGCTTCATGTGCTCTCCCTTCTGCTTCTGCAAATGCCCTCACTCTTATTGTTTCACGTTCTATCTCAGCCTTTTCCCGC
Protein-coding regions in this window:
- the LOC133717193 gene encoding pentatricopeptide repeat-containing protein At5g27270; its protein translation is MESLHFSSSNYSSFLCTTIPLITSSPLMSSSSRKPKIRVRIRIRIRSSVTPDPWSLSDGNPDRPRPKPKSKHPKNPLSDDNARRIIKSKALYLSALRRNQGPHAQTPKWIKRTPEQMVRYLQDDRNGHLYGRHVVAAIKRVRSLSEKAEGEYDMRTVMSSFVGKLSFREMCVVLKEQKGWRQVRDLFSWMKLQLCYRPSVIVYTIVLRTYGQIGKIKLAEQTFLEMLEAGCEPDEVACGTMLCTYARWGREKAMLAFYSAVQERGILLSVAVYNFMLSSLQKKSLHEKVVQVWRQMVGEGVAPNKFTYTVVISSLVKEGLVEEAFKCFDECKSVGFVPEEATYSLLISLSTKSGDYDQALRLYEDMRSMKIVPSNYTCASLLTLYYKKEDYSKALSLFSEMEREKIAADEVIYGLLIRIYGKLGLYEDARTTFKEMEQLGLLSDQKTYLAMAQVNLNSGDYDKALEVIELMKSRNNIWLSRFAYIVLLQCYVMKEDLSSAEVTFQALSKTGLPDAGSCNDMLNLYIRLDLMEKAKDFIVQIRRDRVEFDEELCRTVMSIYCKEGMVGDTEQLIKELSSSPLFKDSRFIQTICRAMYEHKDDEQLEGKLVTFFQPDTTALGLVLSLYLANGNMSKTDKVVALLLENSGGLSTASQLIRNIIRDGDAYKAEIHINQLLKLGCRVDNATISSLINLYGKKHKLKKAEEIYTAFADSPLAKKLLCNSLLDAYSKCGKSEEAYSLYRRLTEEGHDLDAVAISIVVNALTHSGKHREAENVIRQSLEHRLELDTVAYNTFIKAMLGAGRLHFASSIYECMLSEGVTPSIQTYNTMISVYGRGRKLDRAVEMFNTACSLGLSPDEKAYMNLISYYGKAGKRHEASMLFTKMRESIKPGMVSYNIMMNVYATGGLYQEAEKLFKAMKQDGWLPDSFTYLSLVRAYTENLKYAEAEETINSMQEDGVYPSCSHFNLILSAFAKMGLIGEAERVYEELLAAGLSPDAACYGTMLRGYMDYGHVEEGIKFYEQISESIKADRFILSAAVHFYRSVGKEVEAQSVLHSMSSMGISFLENLEVGSKLKSPPMLQN
- the LOC133717195 gene encoding pentatricopeptide repeat-containing protein At1g77170, mitochondrial, which translates into the protein MVTQSFSEFVGMYSNLKFQSLRSLCLYSMIKLCRIQLPKATTRISDLLNRSCLTTTTTAGNLDVQSPSIPDPETLATQLSNCSTSLSELNQIYAQIIRTQFLHLYPAPFHWNNIIRSYTRRDAPTKSLFVYVSMSRAGVLPDCYTIPIVLKTLCQLFAVEIGRQLHSVAVRVGLDSNEFCETGFINLYSKAGEFENARNVFDQNPERKLGSWNAVIAGLSQGGRAREAVDMFIELRKCGLLPDDVTMVSVTSACGGLGDLGLALQLHKCVYQAEIVAEKSDVLMLNSLVDMYGKCGRMDLAHRVFSRMEQQNVSSWTSMIVGYGMHGHVDEALECFRCMREAGVRPNHVTFVGVLSACVHGGTVQEGRYYFEMMNKDYGINPRLQHYGCMVDLLGRAGLLEEARKMVEDMPMKANSAVWGCLMGACEKYGNVKMGEWVARHLQELEPWNDGAFVVLSNIYASRGLWKEVERVRRIMHQRKLAKVPGYSLAGSAD
- the LOC133717196 gene encoding NADH dehydrogenase [ubiquinone] iron-sulfur protein 6, mitochondrial, whose product is MASRLVKSLIKSSSGLGTRNFCLVRSQISNHTAKWMQDTSKKSPMELINEVPPIKVESRIVACEGDTNPALGHPIEFICLDLPEPAICKYCGLRYVQDHHH
- the LOC133717197 gene encoding uncharacterized protein LOC133717197 — its product is MARTYALGLITAAAASASLSNPKTAYADGPFGFSPFSSPKAPQFPSPVQSPPSDSPAAAAEAPPPPPPPKPRNDYPRTTSAGFDPDPLERGAKYAKDISNSKDAKKIFEVLKKQEETRQVELSAKEAEFKAMQAQAETERQRVIYDEQKKLAQHQAQTKSQMARYEDELKRKRMQAENEYHRDRNRELVKMQEESSIRQEQARRAAEEQIQAQRRQTEREKAEIERETIRVRAFAEAEGRAHEAKLAEEVNRRILVDRANAEREKWVAAINTTFDHIGGGLKAILTDQNKLVVAVGGVTALAAGVYTTREGAKVIWSYVDRILGQPSLIRESSKGKYPWSGLFSRSPSTKNGKPFGDVVLHPSLQKRIEHLAGATANTKSHQAPFRNMLFYGPPGTGKTMAAREMARKSGLDYALMTGGDVAPLGPQAVTKIHELFDWAKKSRRGLLLFIDEADAFLCERNKTYMSEAQRSALNALLFRTGDQSKDIVLALATNRPGDLDSAVSDRIDEVLEFPLPGEDERFKLLKLYLDKYIVNADSGKPGRFRNLFKRQQQKIEMKGLTDDMLREAAAKTDGFSGREIAKMMASVQAAVYGSENCVLDPTLFREVVDYKVAEHQQRRKLAAGEKI